The proteins below are encoded in one region of Dromaius novaehollandiae isolate bDroNov1 chromosome 9, bDroNov1.hap1, whole genome shotgun sequence:
- the LOC112983447 gene encoding uncharacterized protein LOC112983447 encodes MESLDTEVKVRKTLGTVEYVESSGFTQGILPTKKDVVQNMLYLLQPKRAGQAQRSKEDAAQLLAEHLQEHWLLCNLHTIATKNIKKIILKMYEEFTKLYQTRKQRQNQAFTERADKFNESSEKLFDIFCTDTQTRNKLEEYSGIKMTGTEWKFLEDQRSERKMYYEDCTDKQELKMMERRRKIQCLEQFRKLAKEEKEGNKAKETTYKSDEQSDEGTSVEESCPAEEENGGAPGFSLRGRRKRRCTAWSGSSAASASDAMPLECQHIRMSIRRVRPGFYETVDKVKNC; translated from the coding sequence ATGGAATCACTGGATACTGAGGTGAAAGTAAGGAAGACTCTAGGAACTGTTGAGTATGTAGAGTCCTCTGGTTTCACGCAGGGAATACTGCCCACAAAGAAAGATGTGGTTCAGAATATGCTGTACTTACTGCAGCCCAAAAGAGCTGGCCAGGCCCAGCGGTCCAAAGAGGATGCGGCCCAGTTGCTTGCCGAACATCTGCAAGAGCACTGGTTGCTTTGCAACTTGCATACCATTGCaacaaaaaatataaagaaaattatcCTCAAAATGTACGAGGAATTCACCAAATTGTATCAGACCAGAAAGCAGAGACAAAACCAGGCTTTTACAGAGAGAGCAGACAAATTCAATGAGAGTTCAGAGAAGCTCTTTGACATATTTTGTACAGACACACAGACAAGAAATAAACTGGAGGAGTACAGTGGGATAAAAATGACTGGCACTGAGTGGAAATTTCTTGAAGAtcaaagaagtgaaagaaaaatgtactATGAAGATTGCACAGACAAGCAAGAATTGAAGATGATGGAAAGAAGACGAAAGATACAATGCTTGGAGCAGTTCAGAAAACTCGccaaggaggagaaggaaggaaacaaagcaaaggagACGACGTATAAAAGTGATGAGCAGTCGGACGAAGGCACAAGCGTGGAGGAATCCTGTCCTGCAGAAGAAGAGAACGGAGGGGCTCCCGGCTTTTCGCTGAGGGGCAGAAGAAAGCGCCGGTGCACTGCGTGGTCCGGCAGTTCGGCCGCTTCTGCTAGCGATGCCATGCCCCTGGAGTGCCAGCATATACGGATGAGCATCAGGAGAGTTAGGCCTGGGTTCTACGAGACTGTGGACAAGGTCAAAAACTGCTAG
- the AIRE gene encoding autoimmune regulator, giving the protein MAGAVGDSDLRHLLKLHRTEIAMAVDDVFPLLHGLADHDVVTEHMFKETLSRTEREGCHRAFHALLTWLLGRDASAIRDFWGVLFKDYNLERYAGLQPIRGGFPRDADLGQQRRARRPPPSPTAPAPHRPQGKRKAPEERDGPWAAQPSPRRAASPGPPAKARAAKRPESTESQRLPRAGGVQAVAASVQRAVAVSGGEAPVACGAVEGILIQQVFEAGGARRGLKAGGEPYPPPQRQEPGGKSKSRGPKPAARPKGAPCGRLPAPDAHGRLPAPHQNEDECAACGDGGELICCDGCPKAFHLACLVPPLTEIPSGTWRCLSCAASKARPDGRRDADAEGELPADTQKPAAGDACGVCGGGGDVSYCGRCLAAFHPCCRFPARGGGPTGGLLLCKLCADSPETASLEAATAAGDHLLQAAKAGDDPGGDPVLSKEELDSLLGESSWDGILQWALQSMARPRADSHGLFA; this is encoded by the exons ATGGCCGGGGCGGTGGGCGACAGCGACCTGCGGCACCTGCTGAAGCTGCACCGCACCGAGATCGCCATGGCGGTGGACGACGTCTTCCCGCTGCTGCACGGCTTGGCCGACCACGACGTCGTCACCGAGCACATGTTCAAG GAGACGCTGAGCCGCACGGAGCGGGAGGGCTGCCACCGCGCTTTCCACGCCCTGCTCACCTGGCTCCTGGGCCGCGACGCCAGCGCCATCCGCGACTTCTGGGGCGTCCTCTTCAAGGACTACAACCTGGAGCGCTACGCCGGCCTCCAGCCCATCCGCGGCGGCTTCCCCCGAG ACGCGGACCTGGGGCAGCAGCGCCGCGCCAGgcggccgccccccagccccacggcgccggcGCCGCACCGGCCCCAGGGCAAGAGGAAGGCCCCCGAGGAGCGGGACGGGCCCTGGGCCGCCCAGCCCTCGCCGCGGCGCGCTGCCAGCCCCG GGCCCCCGGCGAAGGCGAGGGCTGCGAAGAGGCCGGAGAGCACGGAGAGCCAGCGCTTGCCCCGTGCCGGCG GCGTGCAGGCCGTGGCCGCCTCGGTGCAGAGAGCCGTGGCGGTGTCGGGCGGCGAGGCGCCCGTCGCCTGCGGGGCCGTCGAAGGCATCCTCATCCAGCAAGTGTTCGAGGCAG GCGGTGCCCGGCGGGGCCTCAAGGCCGGCGGGGAGCCCTACCCGCCGCCCCAGCGCCAGGAGCCCGGCGGCAAGAGCAAGAGCCGCGGCCCGAAGCCCGCTGCCCGGCCCAAGGGGGCCCCCTGC GGCCGGCTCCCGGCGCCCGACGCGCACGGCCGGCTCCCGGCGCCCCACCAG AACGAGGACGAGTGCGCTGCCTGCGGCGACGGCGGCGAGCTCATCTGCTGCGACGGCTGCCCCAAGGCTTTCCACCTCGCCTGCCTCGTGCCCCCGCTCACCGAGATCCCCAG CGGGACGTGGCGGTGCCTCTCCTGCGCGGCCAGCAAAGCCAGGCCCGACGGGCGCCGAGACGCGGACGCGGAGGGAGAGCTTCCCGCCGACACCCAG AAGCCGGCGGCGGGCGACGCGTGCGGCGTCTGCGGGGGCGGAGGCGACGTGAGCTACTGCGGCCGCTGCCTGGCGGCTTTCCACCCGTGCTGCCGCTtccccgcgcgcggcggcggcccgacGGG GGGGCTCTTgctgtgcaagctgtgcgctgaCAGCCCGGAAACGGCCAGCCTGGAGGCAGCCACAGCCGCTGGAGACCACCTGCTACAGGCGGCGAAG GCGGGCGACGACCCCGGCGGCGACCCGGTGCTGAGCAAGGAGGAGCTGGACTCGCTGCTGGGCGAG AGCTCCTGGGACGGGATCCTGCAGTGGGCGTTGCAGAGCAtggcgcggccccgcgcggacTCCCACGGCCTCTTCGCGTAG
- the SCLY gene encoding selenocysteine lyase isoform X3, producing the protein MVGSGTPPGSRGAGRRRGLAGAESRKRRARARARGGVAAPARPAAPRGGGRRRRKVYMDHNATTPVAPEVMEAVSEAMREAWGNPSSSYVAGRKAKEIISSARESLARMVGGRPEDIIFTSGGTEANNLVIHTALRHFRESREQGQDGPGDGGPWAAGTTPHIVTSSVEHDSVRLPLEHLVKEGLAEATFVPVSTRSGQAEVDDVLAAVRPTTCLVSVMLANNETGVIMPISELSQRIHALNQKRVAAGLPRILVHTDAAQMIGKGRVDVQELGVDYLTIVGHKFYAPRIGALYVRGPGTTTPLHPMLFGGGQERNFRPGTENTPMIAGLGKAAELVSRNWEAYEAHMRDVRDYLEARLEASFRKQRIHLNSQFTGSKRLCNTCNFSILGPGLQGPPRFCSAVGSPMTWRRTPCG; encoded by the exons ATGGTGGGAAGCGGAACTCCGCCCGGCTcgaggggcgcggggcgccgccgcggatTGGCCGGCGCCGAAAGCAGGAAGCGGCGCGCGAGAGCGAGGGCGCGAGGCGGTgtcgcggccccggcccggcccgcagcgccccgcggcggcgggcggcggcgcag GAAGGTGTACATGGACCACAACGCCACCACGCCCGTGGCCCCGGAGGTGATGGAGGCTGTGTCGGAGGCCATGCGCGAGGCCTGGGGCAATCCCAGCAGCTCCTATGTAGCAG GTAGGAAGGCCAAGGAGATCATCAGCAGTGCCCGAGAGAGCTTGGCGAGGATGGTGGGAGGAAGGCCAGAGGATATCATCTTTACTTCGGGGGGCACAGAG GCCAACAACCTCGTGATCCACACCGCCCTGAGGCACTTCCGAGAGAGCCGGGAGCAGGGCCAGGACGGGCCTGGGGATGGTGGCCCATGGGCAGCAGGGACCACTCCGCACATCGTGACGTCAAGCGTGGAGCACGACTCCGTGCGCCTGCCGCTGGAGCACCTGGTGAAGGAGGGCCTGGCGG AAGCCACCTTCGTGCCTGTGTCCACACGGAGCGGGCAGGCTGAAGTGGACGACGTCCTTGCTGCGGTCCGGCCAACCACCTGCCTGGTTTCCGTCATGTTGGCCAATAACGAGACTGGCGTCATCATG CCCATCTCCGAGCTTAGCCAGCGCATCCATGCCCTGAATCAGAAGAGAGTGGCAGCAGGGCTGCCCAGGATCCTGGTGCACACGGATGCGGCACAGATGATCGGCAAGGGGCGTGTGGATGTGCAGGAGCTGGGCGTGGATTACCTCACCATCGTGGGACACAAG TTCTACGCCCCACGGATCGGCGCGCTGTACGTGCGTGGCCCCGGCACCACCACCCCGCTGCACCCCATGCTCTTTGGAGGGGGGCAGGAGAGGAATTTCCGTCCAGG cACCGAGAACACCCCGATGATCGCCGGCCTTGGCAAA GCTGCAGAGCTAGTGAGTAGGAACTGGGAGGCCTATGAGGCTCACATGCGGGATGTTCGGGACTACCTGGAGGCCAGGCTGGAG GCCTCCTTCAGGAAGCAGAGGATCCACCTCAACAGCCAGTTTACAGGCTCCAAGCGACTCTGCAACACTTGTAACTTCTCCATCCTGGGCCCAGGCCTTCAAG GCCCTCCTCGATTCTGCTCGGCTGTGGGATCCCCTATGACGTGGCGCAGAACGCCCTGCGGCTGA
- the SCLY gene encoding selenocysteine lyase isoform X1 encodes MVGSGTPPGSRGAGRRRGLAGAESRKRRARARARGGVAAPARPAAPRGGGRRRRKVYMDHNATTPVAPEVMEAVSEAMREAWGNPSSSYVAGRKAKEIISSARESLARMVGGRPEDIIFTSGGTEANNLVIHTALRHFRESREQGQDGPGDGGPWAAGTTPHIVTSSVEHDSVRLPLEHLVKEGLAEATFVPVSTRSGQAEVDDVLAAVRPTTCLVSVMLANNETGVIMPISELSQRIHALNQKRVAAGLPRILVHTDAAQMIGKGRVDVQELGVDYLTIVGHKFYAPRIGALYVRGPGTTTPLHPMLFGGGQERNFRPGTENTPMIAGLGKAAELVSRNWEAYEAHMRDVRDYLEARLEASFRKQRIHLNSQFTGSKRLCNTCNFSILGPGLQGRRVLSHCKTLLASVGAACHSEKGDRPSSILLGCGIPYDVAQNALRLSVGRDTTRADVDLVVQDLVQAVAQLDQDRAP; translated from the exons ATGGTGGGAAGCGGAACTCCGCCCGGCTcgaggggcgcggggcgccgccgcggatTGGCCGGCGCCGAAAGCAGGAAGCGGCGCGCGAGAGCGAGGGCGCGAGGCGGTgtcgcggccccggcccggcccgcagcgccccgcggcggcgggcggcggcgcag GAAGGTGTACATGGACCACAACGCCACCACGCCCGTGGCCCCGGAGGTGATGGAGGCTGTGTCGGAGGCCATGCGCGAGGCCTGGGGCAATCCCAGCAGCTCCTATGTAGCAG GTAGGAAGGCCAAGGAGATCATCAGCAGTGCCCGAGAGAGCTTGGCGAGGATGGTGGGAGGAAGGCCAGAGGATATCATCTTTACTTCGGGGGGCACAGAG GCCAACAACCTCGTGATCCACACCGCCCTGAGGCACTTCCGAGAGAGCCGGGAGCAGGGCCAGGACGGGCCTGGGGATGGTGGCCCATGGGCAGCAGGGACCACTCCGCACATCGTGACGTCAAGCGTGGAGCACGACTCCGTGCGCCTGCCGCTGGAGCACCTGGTGAAGGAGGGCCTGGCGG AAGCCACCTTCGTGCCTGTGTCCACACGGAGCGGGCAGGCTGAAGTGGACGACGTCCTTGCTGCGGTCCGGCCAACCACCTGCCTGGTTTCCGTCATGTTGGCCAATAACGAGACTGGCGTCATCATG CCCATCTCCGAGCTTAGCCAGCGCATCCATGCCCTGAATCAGAAGAGAGTGGCAGCAGGGCTGCCCAGGATCCTGGTGCACACGGATGCGGCACAGATGATCGGCAAGGGGCGTGTGGATGTGCAGGAGCTGGGCGTGGATTACCTCACCATCGTGGGACACAAG TTCTACGCCCCACGGATCGGCGCGCTGTACGTGCGTGGCCCCGGCACCACCACCCCGCTGCACCCCATGCTCTTTGGAGGGGGGCAGGAGAGGAATTTCCGTCCAGG cACCGAGAACACCCCGATGATCGCCGGCCTTGGCAAA GCTGCAGAGCTAGTGAGTAGGAACTGGGAGGCCTATGAGGCTCACATGCGGGATGTTCGGGACTACCTGGAGGCCAGGCTGGAG GCCTCCTTCAGGAAGCAGAGGATCCACCTCAACAGCCAGTTTACAGGCTCCAAGCGACTCTGCAACACTTGTAACTTCTCCATCCTGGGCCCAGGCCTTCAAG GGCGAAGGGTGCTGTCACACTGTAAGACGCTTCTCGCCAGCGTCGGGGCCGCCTGCCACTCTGAGAAGGGGGATCG GCCCTCCTCGATTCTGCTCGGCTGTGGGATCCCCTATGACGTGGCGCAGAACGCCCTGCGGCTGAGCGTGGGGCGAGACACGACCCGGGCGGATGTGGATctggttgtgcaggacctcgtgCAGGCTGTGGCGCAGCTGGACCAGGACAGAGCCCCTTAG
- the SCLY gene encoding selenocysteine lyase isoform X2 translates to MQRPAARRAAQQPGAGKEGAEVANGAAERKVYMDHNATTPVAPEVMEAVSEAMREAWGNPSSSYVAGRKAKEIISSARESLARMVGGRPEDIIFTSGGTEANNLVIHTALRHFRESREQGQDGPGDGGPWAAGTTPHIVTSSVEHDSVRLPLEHLVKEGLAEATFVPVSTRSGQAEVDDVLAAVRPTTCLVSVMLANNETGVIMPISELSQRIHALNQKRVAAGLPRILVHTDAAQMIGKGRVDVQELGVDYLTIVGHKFYAPRIGALYVRGPGTTTPLHPMLFGGGQERNFRPGTENTPMIAGLGKAAELVSRNWEAYEAHMRDVRDYLEARLEASFRKQRIHLNSQFTGSKRLCNTCNFSILGPGLQGRRVLSHCKTLLASVGAACHSEKGDRPSSILLGCGIPYDVAQNALRLSVGRDTTRADVDLVVQDLVQAVAQLDQDRAP, encoded by the exons ATGCAGAGGCCGGCGGCCAGGAGGGCGGCGCAGCAGCCCGGCGCGGGGAAGGAGGGCGCCGAGGTGGCGAACGGCGCGGCGGAGAG GAAGGTGTACATGGACCACAACGCCACCACGCCCGTGGCCCCGGAGGTGATGGAGGCTGTGTCGGAGGCCATGCGCGAGGCCTGGGGCAATCCCAGCAGCTCCTATGTAGCAG GTAGGAAGGCCAAGGAGATCATCAGCAGTGCCCGAGAGAGCTTGGCGAGGATGGTGGGAGGAAGGCCAGAGGATATCATCTTTACTTCGGGGGGCACAGAG GCCAACAACCTCGTGATCCACACCGCCCTGAGGCACTTCCGAGAGAGCCGGGAGCAGGGCCAGGACGGGCCTGGGGATGGTGGCCCATGGGCAGCAGGGACCACTCCGCACATCGTGACGTCAAGCGTGGAGCACGACTCCGTGCGCCTGCCGCTGGAGCACCTGGTGAAGGAGGGCCTGGCGG AAGCCACCTTCGTGCCTGTGTCCACACGGAGCGGGCAGGCTGAAGTGGACGACGTCCTTGCTGCGGTCCGGCCAACCACCTGCCTGGTTTCCGTCATGTTGGCCAATAACGAGACTGGCGTCATCATG CCCATCTCCGAGCTTAGCCAGCGCATCCATGCCCTGAATCAGAAGAGAGTGGCAGCAGGGCTGCCCAGGATCCTGGTGCACACGGATGCGGCACAGATGATCGGCAAGGGGCGTGTGGATGTGCAGGAGCTGGGCGTGGATTACCTCACCATCGTGGGACACAAG TTCTACGCCCCACGGATCGGCGCGCTGTACGTGCGTGGCCCCGGCACCACCACCCCGCTGCACCCCATGCTCTTTGGAGGGGGGCAGGAGAGGAATTTCCGTCCAGG cACCGAGAACACCCCGATGATCGCCGGCCTTGGCAAA GCTGCAGAGCTAGTGAGTAGGAACTGGGAGGCCTATGAGGCTCACATGCGGGATGTTCGGGACTACCTGGAGGCCAGGCTGGAG GCCTCCTTCAGGAAGCAGAGGATCCACCTCAACAGCCAGTTTACAGGCTCCAAGCGACTCTGCAACACTTGTAACTTCTCCATCCTGGGCCCAGGCCTTCAAG GGCGAAGGGTGCTGTCACACTGTAAGACGCTTCTCGCCAGCGTCGGGGCCGCCTGCCACTCTGAGAAGGGGGATCG GCCCTCCTCGATTCTGCTCGGCTGTGGGATCCCCTATGACGTGGCGCAGAACGCCCTGCGGCTGAGCGTGGGGCGAGACACGACCCGGGCGGATGTGGATctggttgtgcaggacctcgtgCAGGCTGTGGCGCAGCTGGACCAGGACAGAGCCCCTTAG